The Geothrix sp. DNA segment CCGCCCCGACCTCTTCGAGCCGCTGCCATGACCGCCTCCACGCTCCTCATCGCCTTCCCCAAGGGCCGTCTCGGCGACGAGCTGGTCCCGAAGCTCGCGGGCACGCCCCTGGCCCTCGACGCCCAGGCCCTGAAGTCCCGGGTGCTCCGCATTCCCACCGCCACCCCCGGCGTGGCTGCCCTGCTGCTCAAGGGCGCAGACCTGCCCCGCTACGTGGCCGCGGGCGTGGCCTCCCTGGGCATCGTGGGCTCGGACACCCTGGACGAGATGGACATGGACCTGCTGGAGCTGGCGGATCTGGGCTTCGGTGCCTGCCGTCTCTCCCTCTGCGCCCAGGAAGGCGTTTCGCTGGATTCACTCCGGGCCAAGCCCCACCTGCGCCTGGCCACCAAGTTCCCCAGGGCCACCGAGGCCTGGCTCACCCGGGAAGGGCTCACCGCCGAGCTGGTGCCCCTCAGCAGCAGCGCGGAGCTGGCGCCTCTGCTGGGCCTGGCGGACGCCATCGTGGATCTGGTCCAGACCGGCGGCACCCTCAGGGCCCACGGCCTGGTGGAGACCGCCGTCCTCGGCCATTCCTCCGCCCGCCTCGTGGCCGCGCGGGGCGCGTACCTCAGCGAACCCGGGCGCATCCGACCGCTGGCGCAGCTGCTCGTCACCCTGCTCCGCAAGGAAGCCTAGGCCCGCCGCACCTCGACGCCGGTCTTGAAGCGGCCGACGATCTCCGTGAGGGCGTGGGCCTGGGCATCCAGGGATTCCGCGGCGGCGGCGGATTCCTCCACCAGGGCGGCGTTCTGCTGGGTGACCTCGTCCATCTGCACCACGGCCTTGTTGATCTCGTTCAGGCCCGTGCTCTGCTCCTGGGTGGCATTGGCGATCTCGCCGACCAGCGAGGTCACACGCTGCACGTTGGCCACCACACCCTGGATGGTCTCGCCCGCATGGGCGGCCACCCGGTTGCCGTCCTCGGACTTGGCCACGCTCTCGCGGATGAGGCCCTTGATCTCCTTGGCGGCATCGGCGCTGCGTTTGGCCAGGTTGCGCACTTCGGCGGCGACCACGGCGAACCCGCGGCCCTGCTCGCCGGCCCGGGCCGCCTCCACCGCGGCGTTGAGGGCCAGCAGGTTGGTCTGGAAGGCGATCTCATCCACCACGCCGATGATCTCGTTGATCTTGGCCGAGGACTGGTTGATGGCCTCCATGGCGGCGATGACCTGGGTGACGGCGGCGCCGCCATCCTGGGCCACCTGGCGGGCTTTGGCAGATTCGGTGTTGGCGGAGCGCGCGTTGTCGGCGGTCTGGTTCACGTTGCTGGTGATCTGCTCCATGCTGCTGGCGGTCTCCTCCAGGCTGGCGGCCTGCTCCTCGGTGCGGCGACTCAGGTCCGTGTTGCCCATGGAAATCTCACCCGAGGCCGTGGAGATGGCCATGGCGCTCTCCTGGATCTGCAGCACCATCTCCCGCAGTCCCTCGTTGGTGGCGTTGAGAGTGCGCGCCAGCTCGCCCAGCTCGTCCTTTGAATGGATGTCCACCCGCCGCGTGAGATCACCCTGGGCCACGGTCTCGATGACCGCGCCCATGGCCTGGATGGGCCGGGTGACGCTGATGGTGATGGCGCGTGCCAGCACGATCCCCACGAGCAGGGCGATGCCCGCCACGATCAGGGTGAAGGTCACGGCCTGCTGGTGGCTGGCCTGGGCCTGTTCATAGCGTTTCTGGATGGATTTGTCGAAGTACTTCACCAGTTCCTGGATGTCGGCCTGGAGGGCCTGATCGGCGGGCCGGAGGACGTCGAACATGAGCCGGATGGCTTCCTTGTCCCGACCTGCAAGGCTGGTTTCCGTCACCTGGATGTTGGCCCCCCGGAGCTTCAGCAGGGAGCCCTGGGCCTTGGCGAAGAGGGTTTTGGAATCGGTGCTCCGCAGGGTCTTCTCCAGGGCCTGGGCGGCCTCGTTGTAGGCATCCCGGGCCTTGCCGATGCGCCCCACATTGGTCTTGCGATCAGCCAGGTTGTCCATCACCAGCATGGTGCGGATCATGCGCGAGATCTGGTAGGCCTGCTCACTCATGTCATTGGCCAGGGCCAGCTGCCGGTTGTAGTGGGTGACGATCTCGGTGGTGTTCGACTCGATGGCGTTCATGCGGTCGAGGCCCACGCCCGCGATGAGGATCAGCAGGGCGAGCATCACCCCGAAGCCCAGGGTGAGCCGGGTCCCGATCTTGAGGTTGTTGAACATGGCCAGGCCCTCCCGGCGGCCAGCTCAGGGGGCCGCCTGGGGTGTTCATCGGCGGGAGGTACGCCTGAATTGATAAATGACTCTTGGGTTGTCATTTACCACAAGTCAGTACCGGTCGATCCGGATCAGCCCCGGATCTCCCCGTAGATGTTGTCCCGCTGCCAGGGCTCGT contains these protein-coding regions:
- a CDS encoding methyl-accepting chemotaxis protein codes for the protein MTFTLIVAGIALLVGIVLARAITISVTRPIQAMGAVIETVAQGDLTRRVDIHSKDELGELARTLNATNEGLREMVLQIQESAMAISTASGEISMGNTDLSRRTEEQAASLEETASSMEQITSNVNQTADNARSANTESAKARQVAQDGGAAVTQVIAAMEAINQSSAKINEIIGVVDEIAFQTNLLALNAAVEAARAGEQGRGFAVVAAEVRNLAKRSADAAKEIKGLIRESVAKSEDGNRVAAHAGETIQGVVANVQRVTSLVGEIANATQEQSTGLNEINKAVVQMDEVTQQNAALVEESAAAAESLDAQAHALTEIVGRFKTGVEVRRA
- the hisG gene encoding ATP phosphoribosyltransferase, with translation MTASTLLIAFPKGRLGDELVPKLAGTPLALDAQALKSRVLRIPTATPGVAALLLKGADLPRYVAAGVASLGIVGSDTLDEMDMDLLELADLGFGACRLSLCAQEGVSLDSLRAKPHLRLATKFPRATEAWLTREGLTAELVPLSSSAELAPLLGLADAIVDLVQTGGTLRAHGLVETAVLGHSSARLVAARGAYLSEPGRIRPLAQLLVTLLRKEA